AGAGTCGTCCGGATACCCGGCTTGGCATCCACCACCGCCGGAATCGCATTGACCACCCGCGCCGCCGTGGCGACCAGACCGGCATGGTTGTGGTCTCCGTTCGGACTGCTAAGGCACAAGTCCAGGGTGTAAGACGGTTCACCGGTCACCACCACGCGGTAGGAACCGCCCTCCTGCGCCGGCTGTGGCCACTCGGGGCACAGGTCGTCGCGCAGCCGCGTCACGTGCTCCAACACCACGGCCGCCTTGCCGTCGCGCATACCGCGCACCTCGAAACGCAATGCGGCGGTGGTTCCCTCGGGGACGCGCCCGGCTGCGATGTCGAAGTCTTCCGGCGCCGGAACCCGGGTGTGCTCCTCGGTGACCGCGTCGAGTTCGATGCCGAGTCCGGCGGCCAGCTGCCGGACCACCGAACCCCAGGCCAAGGACAGCACGCCTGGTTGCAGCAGCATCGGGGTCTCGTCGATGGGCTTACCGAAGCCCATCACGTCGAACATCACCGCCGGGCTGTCGTAGGTCGCGTAGTCGACGATCTCCATGCACCGGATCTGCTCGATCTGCTGGCAGGTGCCGGCAAGGGCCAGGGGCAGCAGATCATTGGCGAAGCCAGGGTCGATGCCGTTGACGAAGATGCTGGCCCCGCCGGCCTCGGCCGCAGTGGCGATGGGCTCGATCAACTCAGCCGGCAGCACCTCCCACGGGTACTGGAGAAACACCGCGGAGCTGGCGACGACATTGACCCCGGCCGACAGGATGCGACGGTAGTCCTCAAGCGCCTCGGGCAGCCGGTTGTCGGCGAGCGCGGTGTAGACCACACATTCCGGCTTGGCCGCCAGGATCGCGTCTAGGTCGTCAGTGGCCAGTATTCCTGTCGAAACGTCAAGGCCGGCAAGCTCTCCGGCGTCCTTCCCGGCCTTGGCCGACGAGGAGACCCACACACCGGTGAGTTCGTAGTCCGGATTGGTGACGAGCTGCGCGAGAGCGTGCTTGCCGACGTTTCCGGTACCGATCGCCGCTACGCGAATGGCCATTTCACTCCTCAGAGGTCAGGGATCGGGAGGTCGAGATTGGGCATGTTGAGGCCGCCGTCGACCTCGAGCACCTTGCCGGTCAGATAGCTGCCCGCCGGGGACGACAGATACACCGCGGCAGCGGCGATGTCCGCCGGATCACCGAGGCGGCGCAGCGGGGTGGCCTTCTCCATCGGGTCTCGCAGGGCGTCGTTGGAGGCGACGATGTCGAGCGCCGAGGTCAGGATCGAGCCGGGGGCGATGGCGTTGACGCGGATGCGCGGGCACAGGTCGAGCGCCGAGAGTCGGGTGTAGTGCGCCAGGGCAGCCTTGGCGGTGCCGTAGGCGGCGAACCCACGCCCCGCCAGTCGGCCGACCGTGGACGTGATGTTGATGATGCTGCCGCCGCCGGAATGTTCGAGCATCAGCGGTACGGCTGCACAGGTCAGCGCGTGCGCTGTCGACACGTTGAACGTGAAGGCGTCACGCAGGTCTTTGGCGGAGGTGTTCATCAGCGGCGCAGGCATGGTGCCGCCGACGTTGTTGACGACGATATCTAGTTTCCCGAACGCCTCCACGGCGGTGGCCGCGAGCTCTGCTGTGGACTCCGGGTGGGCGAGATCGGCGACCACGACGTGTGCCCGTCGCCCGGTCGCGGCGATCTGCTCGGCAACTTCGTCGAGCTGCGACTTGGTACGGGCCGCGATGACCACGTCCGCACCGGCTTCCGCGAATGCCAGGGCTGTGGCGGCACCCAGTCCGCGGCCGGCTCCGGTGACGATCGCAACCTTGTCGTCCAGTCGGAATCTGTCCAGAATCACGTGCACTCCATTCGCTTGCTCGGCGTCACGCTAGCAGGGTCGGCGGGCCCGGGTGAGCGGTTTCTGAAACACGTTCTAGTCGGGTTGTTGTCCGCCCATGCGTGCCGCGGACTATGCCCAAAGCCCCTCCGCATCTGCGCCGGCGGGAGCACAATCGAGGAGTCAGCTCAAGGTGGGAGCCGCGATGACCCAGCAGCGATATGACTTCTTCGGCGACCTGTTCGCGCGATATTTCAGTCCCGCGATCGATCGGTACCCATCGACGGCGGGCGTCCTCGTCCACCGCCTGCTCGCGTGTACCGACGACGTGCAGGACAGGTTGGCCCAGGCCCGTCTGGCGGCTGCGACGTGGGGGGAGCAGGAGATGGGTTATCCCGGCCACGTGCAGCCCGCCTCAGAACTGTTCGTGTTCACCCAGTGCGGCCTGATGTACGGTGCGCGGTTCGCCGATGCCCGCCACGGGCTCTATTACCTCGCCACGCCGCGCACGATGTTCGATGCGTTCGTCGATCAGATCGAGCACACACCGCTGCGCCCGGGCGCGGTCGTCGCCGTCGATCGGCGCTGCAGTCACGACCTCGAATCGGCTCATCCCATGGATGCCGCGCTGCGCCGGATCTTGGACGAACACGAGGCTCTGCGCGTCGACGTGCGAGCGTAGAGGCGCTCGGCGGGCGCTCATGTTAACGCCGTGTTTCGGCAGCATTCGCTGGGTGTTAACCGGTGTGGATTCGGTATGAGATTGTCCGACAACGGATTTCGGCGTTTTACGGTTAGCCCACTTCACCGAACCTGAAAGGCGGGCTGAACCCAGTGAAACCGAACATGAGGAGCATGTGTATCGCCGGTGTCGGGCTGAGCGGGCTGGGGTTGGCGGTGGCCGCACCGGTTGCCGCCGCGCCCACGGAGTCGACCGCAAGCCAGACCATCAGTGACCTCGAGAGTCAGGGCTACCGGGTGATCTTGAGCAAGGTCGGCACCAAGGCCATCGACGATTGCACGGTGAGTGCCGTACGTCAGGGGCGTTCGGTCACTGCGCCGCAGGTACCTGCCGGCGCGGCAAGCATCACGTCGTTCAACCCGGGGCAGAACCTGCAGTACACGACCGTATACGTGGACCTGGACTGCCGGCGCTGAGCTACTTCTTGGCGGCAGCCTTCTTCGCCGCCTTCTTGGCCGGAGTTTTCTTGACCGGCGCTTTCTTTGCGGCTGCTTTTTTGGCCGGTTCCTTCTTGTCCGGCTCCTTGTCGGCGCTTCCCCGGGCCTTCACGCTGGCCTCAAGTTTGGCCAACAGGTCGGACACGTCCTCGGTCTCGTCGAGCTCCGTTGGCTGCTCTTCAACCGAGAATGCTTCTCCGCCTTCGAGTTTGGCCTGGACCAGTTCGTGCAATTGTTCCTGATAGTCGTCGCGGAACTGGTCCGGCTTGAAGTCGTCGGTCATGGACTCGACGACTTGGCCCGCCATCTTCAACTCGGCCGGCTTGATGTCGACCTCCTTGTCCAGCACCGGGAAATCGGGGTCGCGGATCTCGTCCGGCCATAGCAGGGTGTGGATCACCATGACGTTGCGCTTGCTGAAATCTTTGACCCGCAACGCGGCCAACCGCGTCTTGTTGCGCAGCGAGAAGTGCACTATGGCGACCCGCTCGGTTTCGGCGAGTGTCTCGGCCAGCAGCACATAGGACTTCGACGATTTGGAGTCGGGCTCCAGGAAATAGCTCTTGTCGTACATCAACGGATCGAGTTGATCGGCCGGGACGAACTCGACGACTTCGATCTCACGGCTACGCTCCTCGGGCAGCGTGGCGATGTCTTCGTCGGTGATCACCACCATCTGCCCGTCGTCTGATTCGAATGCCTTGTTGATGTCTCGGAACTCGACGACCTCGCCGCACACTTCGCAGACCCGCTTGTAGCGGATGCGCCCGTTGTCCTTGGCGTGGACCTGATGAAACTTGATGTCGTGGTCCTCGGTGGCGCTGTAGACCTTGACCGGCACGTTCACCAGGCCGAAGGCGATCGAACCCTTCCAGATGGATCGCATTTGCCCAGTATGGCTTGATATCGGCCCCGGTGCGAAGAACCTGGCGCGCGAGGCGCCCGATCAAGTTCCCTTGATCAGGCGGCGCACGGATTCGGGCGTGTCGGTTTCGGGGGTCACCCATGGCGCAGGAACCGGATCGCCGGCCACCGTCCGCAGCGGCACCACGCCGGCCCATCCGCCGTGGTCGGCCTGCGCCTCGGGGCGCGGCGGCGGTGCGTCGCGGACCTTGACCGTCCAGCCCTCGGGCTCGATCGGCAGGGCAATCGCCAGTGTCGCGGCCAGCTCCTTCTTCGTGCTGGACCGCACCTCACTGCTGCGGCCGGGAATCAGCGCATCGCTCATCAGGTCCAGTGCATGCGCCGCGTCGGGTTGGTCGATCACCGTCAGATTGCCCCGCACCACCGCCGAGCGGTAATTGGCGGTGGACTCGAAAAGCGTTTCCGCAACCACGATTCCGTCGAGAAGGGTGACACAGAAAGCGGCAGGAGCTCCAGCCGCCACATGTCGTAGGGCGCCGGCGCCCGTCGAGCCATGCAGCACCACCCGATCCCCGTCACGGGCATAGAGCATCGGGACGACCCATGGCAGCCCGTCCACCACCGTCGCGAGGGTGCCCACCGCGGCGGCGTCCAGCACCGAGTCGAGGGCGGCGCGGTCGGTGCGGGCCAGGTGATGTTCTCTTCTGATCTGCTTCACAGGTCAGATTCTGCGAACATTCCGGCATGTCTAGAAGGTCCAGAAAAAGCTGATATCGGTAGACCACTATCGTGGTTCCATGGCCCGCCACGCACCCGACCTGCACTTGGCCCTGCACATCCCGGCCGGCCGATCTCCATTACGCCAGCGCATAGCGACGGCGCTCGTCGAGCAGATCAGGATGGGCCGGCTCGGGCCCGGAGACGCATTGCCGTCGACCCGAAGCCTGGCCACCGAACTCGGCGTCGCCCGCTCGTCGGTGGTCGACGCGTACGACGAGCTCGCCGCGGCCGGCTACACCACCGCCCGGCCGGGTTCGGGCACGCGGATCGCCGCCGGCGCAGACACCGCAGCGCGCGCCGGCGCGGCTTCGCACGTCACTTCCAGCGGTGTGGCCCCGGTGATGCGGAGGGCCTCGCACGAACCATCGCCTGCCTGGGACCTCACACCTGGGCACCCCGACCCAAGCCTGATCTCGGCCACCGACTGGCGCCGCGCGTGGCGAGCGGCCGCCGCCGCACCGATCGCGTCGGCGGCCTCGGGGCCGTACGGGCACCCTGAGCTCCGCCACGCGTTGGCCGGCCACCTACGACGCACCCGCGGAATCGTCGTCGACCCGAGCGAACTGGTCGTCGTCCCCGGTGTGGCCTCGGCCTTGCGCACCATCACCTCGGCGGCCGGGCTGGCCGGCCGCGACATCGCGTTCGAGGAGCCGGGATACGTCGAGGCCCGGGAGGTGTTCGAGATGTGCGGGGTGCGAACCCGTGCGGTGGTGGTCGACGGCGACGGTCTGGACCCCGGCTCGCTGCGCAGCACCGATTCGGCCGTGTATTGCACTCCGGCGCATCAATATCCTCTCGGGGCACGGCTGCCCGTGGCGCGCCGCGCGCGCCTGGTGCAGTGGGCTGCTCGGACCGGCAGTCTGCTCATCGAGGACGACTACGACGGCGAGTTCCGTTACGACGTGTCGGCCCTGCCGGCCTTGCGCGGTATCGACGGAGGGCAAGACAGTGTGGCCTACGTCGGGACGGCATCGAAAATGCTCACGCCGGCACTCCGGGTGGCCTGGCTGCTGCCGCCGCCGGCGCTACGCGATGCCGTCGCCGACGCACTGGAACGCAGTGGCGAATCGGTTTGTACGGTGACCACTCTCGCGTTGGCCCGATTCATCGAATCGGGAGCGTTGACCCGCCACCTTGCCCGCGCGGCGCGCACCTACTCGGCGCGACGGTCAGCGCTCGTCGCCGCATTCGGCCGACATTCTGCGGGCGACGAACTGGCGGGGGTCGAAGCGGGCCTGCACCTGGTGGTGCGGCTGCGCGACGGCACCGACGACCTCACCGTCGCTGCGGCACTGCGTGACCGTGGGGTGGCGGTGTCGCCGCTGTCCTCGTTCTTCACGGGACCGGCCACTGCAAGCGGGCTGGTGTGCGGTTATGCGCGGCTGCCCGAAACCCGGGCGGACGCGGTGGCCGAGCTGGTCGCCCAGGCCATCGCAGAGGCAGCCGGTCACCGCTGAGCCGGCGGGGAACCCTGCACCGTGGTCAATGCGGCGCGGTCAGGCAGATCGGCGCCGGCACGTCCCACGGTCAGTGCCGAAGCCAGCACCGCCGTCGACAACACCTCGGTCAGAGCGTCCGTGCTGATCCTGCCCAGATCACGGCGGTGGTCGGCGCC
The window above is part of the Mycolicibacterium fortuitum subsp. fortuitum genome. Proteins encoded here:
- a CDS encoding NAD(P)H-dependent amine dehydrogenase family protein encodes the protein MAIRVAAIGTGNVGKHALAQLVTNPDYELTGVWVSSSAKAGKDAGELAGLDVSTGILATDDLDAILAAKPECVVYTALADNRLPEALEDYRRILSAGVNVVASSAVFLQYPWEVLPAELIEPIATAAEAGGASIFVNGIDPGFANDLLPLALAGTCQQIEQIRCMEIVDYATYDSPAVMFDVMGFGKPIDETPMLLQPGVLSLAWGSVVRQLAAGLGIELDAVTEEHTRVPAPEDFDIAAGRVPEGTTAALRFEVRGMRDGKAAVVLEHVTRLRDDLCPEWPQPAQEGGSYRVVVTGEPSYTLDLCLSSPNGDHNHAGLVATAARVVNAIPAVVDAKPGIRTTLDLPLITGKGLYAAG
- a CDS encoding SDR family oxidoreductase encodes the protein MILDRFRLDDKVAIVTGAGRGLGAATALAFAEAGADVVIAARTKSQLDEVAEQIAATGRRAHVVVADLAHPESTAELAATAVEAFGKLDIVVNNVGGTMPAPLMNTSAKDLRDAFTFNVSTAHALTCAAVPLMLEHSGGGSIINITSTVGRLAGRGFAAYGTAKAALAHYTRLSALDLCPRIRVNAIAPGSILTSALDIVASNDALRDPMEKATPLRRLGDPADIAAAAVYLSSPAGSYLTGKVLEVDGGLNMPNLDLPIPDL
- a CDS encoding Ku protein is translated as MRSIWKGSIAFGLVNVPVKVYSATEDHDIKFHQVHAKDNGRIRYKRVCEVCGEVVEFRDINKAFESDDGQMVVITDEDIATLPEERSREIEVVEFVPADQLDPLMYDKSYFLEPDSKSSKSYVLLAETLAETERVAIVHFSLRNKTRLAALRVKDFSKRNVMVIHTLLWPDEIRDPDFPVLDKEVDIKPAELKMAGQVVESMTDDFKPDQFRDDYQEQLHELVQAKLEGGEAFSVEEQPTELDETEDVSDLLAKLEASVKARGSADKEPDKKEPAKKAAAKKAPVKKTPAKKAAKKAAAKK
- a CDS encoding pyridoxamine 5'-phosphate oxidase family protein encodes the protein MKQIRREHHLARTDRAALDSVLDAAAVGTLATVVDGLPWVVPMLYARDGDRVVLHGSTGAGALRHVAAGAPAAFCVTLLDGIVVAETLFESTANYRSAVVRGNLTVIDQPDAAHALDLMSDALIPGRSSEVRSSTKKELAATLAIALPIEPEGWTVKVRDAPPPRPEAQADHGGWAGVVPLRTVAGDPVPAPWVTPETDTPESVRRLIKGT
- a CDS encoding PLP-dependent aminotransferase family protein; this encodes MARHAPDLHLALHIPAGRSPLRQRIATALVEQIRMGRLGPGDALPSTRSLATELGVARSSVVDAYDELAAAGYTTARPGSGTRIAAGADTAARAGAASHVTSSGVAPVMRRASHEPSPAWDLTPGHPDPSLISATDWRRAWRAAAAAPIASAASGPYGHPELRHALAGHLRRTRGIVVDPSELVVVPGVASALRTITSAAGLAGRDIAFEEPGYVEAREVFEMCGVRTRAVVVDGDGLDPGSLRSTDSAVYCTPAHQYPLGARLPVARRARLVQWAARTGSLLIEDDYDGEFRYDVSALPALRGIDGGQDSVAYVGTASKMLTPALRVAWLLPPPALRDAVADALERSGESVCTVTTLALARFIESGALTRHLARAARTYSARRSALVAAFGRHSAGDELAGVEAGLHLVVRLRDGTDDLTVAAALRDRGVAVSPLSSFFTGPATASGLVCGYARLPETRADAVAELVAQAIAEAAGHR